AAGTAAAActaattatattataataactACTAACTAATAGTAGTTATAatagttataatataatataataattataacatGCTCCAGATTTTTATTTTACGATTTCTCCAGCTGTCGGCTGTCAATCCAGACATGAAAAGAACTCATCAAAGGCTGTCTTGAGTCTCGACTTGAGTCTCGACCACAATATCAATATTgtgcttccagaaaattggaacggaaatggcgccacaccaaactggaagtcttccgactagcttggaaagacagtaccgtgcagtaccgaagagcccttactgctgctcgatcatcctatttttctaacttaattgaggaaaataagaacaatccgaaattcctttttgatactgtcgcaaagctaactaaaaagcagcattccccaagagaggatgactttcactttagcagtgataaattcatgaacttctttgaggaaaagattatgattattagaaagcaaattacggactcttctttaaacctgcgtattcctccaaacctcagttgtcctgagtctgcacaactctgccaggacctaggatcaagagagacgctcaagtgttttagtactatatctcttgacacaatgatgaaaataatcatggcctctaaaccttcaagctgcatactggaccctattccaactaaactactgaaagagctgcttcctgtgcttggccctcctatgttgaacataataaacggctctctatccactggatgtgtaccaaactcactaaaagtggcagtaataaagcctctcttgaaaaagccaaaccttgacccagaaaatataaaaaactatcggcctatatcgaatcttccattcctctcaaaaattttagagaaggctgttgctcagcaactcactgccttcctgaagacaaacaatgtatacgaaatgcttcagtcttgttttagaccccatcatagtactgagacggcacttgtgaaggtggtaaatgacattttaatggcatcggaccgaggctctgcatctgtcctcgtgctcctagaccttagtgccgcttttgataccatcgatcaccacattcttttggagagattggaaacccaaattggtctacacggacaagttctggcctggtttagatcttatctgtcggaaagatatcagtttgtctctgtgaatggtttgtcctctgacaaatcaactgtaaatttcggtgttcctcaaggttccgttttaggaccactattgttctcactatatattttacctcttggggatgttattcgaaaacataatgtaaactttcactgctatgcggatgacacacagctgtacatttcaatgaaacatggtgaagccccaaaattgccctcgctagaagcatgtgtttcagacataaggaagtggatggctgcaaactttctactattaaactcggacaaaacagagatgcttgttctaggtcccaagaaacaaagagatattctgttgaatctgacaattaatcttaatggttgtacagtcgtctcaaataaaactgtgaaggacctcggcgttactctggaccctgatctctcttttgaagaacatatcaagaccatttcaaggacatcttttttccatctacgtaacattgcaaaaatcagaaactttctgtccaaaaatgatgcagaaaaattaatccatgcttttgtcacttctaggttagactactgcaatgctctattttccggctacccggataaagcactaaataaacttcagttagtgctaaatacggctgctagaatcctgactagaaccaaaaaaatgtgaccatattactccagtgctagcctctctacactggcttcctgtcaaagcaagggctgatttcaaggttttactgctaacctacaaagcattacatgggcttgctcctacctatctctctgatttggtcctatcgtacatacctacacgtacgctacggtcacaagacgcaggcctcctaattatccctagaatttctaagtaaacagctggaggcagggatttctcctatagagctccagttttatggaatggtctgcctacccatgtcagagacgcaaactcggtctcaacctttaagtctttactgaagactcatctcttcagtgggtcatatgattgagtgtagtctggcccaggagtgtgaaggtgaacggaaaggctctggagcaacaaaccgcccttgctgtctctgcctggccggttcccctctttccactgggattctctgcctctaaccctattacaggggctgggtcactggcttactggggctctctcatgccgtccctggagggggtgcgtcacctgagtgggttgattcactgttgtggtcatcctgtctgggttggcgccccccttgggttgtgccgtggcggagatctttgtgggctatactcagccttgtctcaggatggtaagttggtggttgaagatatccctctagtggtgtgggggctgtgctttggcaaagtgggtggggttatatccttcctgtttggccctgtccgggggtgacctcggatggggccacagtgtctcctgacccctcctgtctcagcctccagtatttatgctgcagtagtttatgtgtcggggggctggggtcagtttgttatatctggagtacttctcctgtcctattcggtgtcctgtgtgaatctaagtgtgcgttctctaattctctccttctctctttctctctctcggaggacccgagccctaggacctgagctccaggactacctgacatgatgactccttgctgtccccagtccacctggccatgctgctgttccagtttcaactgacctgagccctaggaccatgccccaggactacctgacatgatgactccttgctgtccccagtccacctggccatgctgctgctccagtttcaacttccacctgactgtgctgctgctccagtttcaactgttctgccttattattatttgaccatgctggtcatttatgaacatttgaacatcttggccatgttctgttataatctccacccggcacagccagaagaggactggccaccccacatagccttgttcctctctaggtttcttcctaggttttggcctttctagggagtttttcctagccactgtgcttctacacctgcattgcttgctgtttggggttttaggctgggtttctgtacagcactttgagatatcagctgatgtacgaagggctatataaataaatttgatttgatttgatttgatctttatCATGGTCATGtgtcacagtgtctcctgactcctcctgtctcatcctccagtatttatgctgcagtagtttatgtgtcggggggctagggtcagtttgttatgtctggagtacttctcctgtcctattcggtgtcctgtgtgaattttaagtgtgctctctctaattctctctttctatctcggaggatctgagccctaggaccatgcctcaggactacctggcctgatgactccttgctgtccccagtccacctggccgtgctgctgctccagtttcaactgttctgcctgcggctatggaaccctgacctgttcaccggatgtgctacctgtcccagacctgctgttttcaactctctagagacagcaggagcggtagagatactcctaatgatcggctatgaaaagcaaactgacatttactcctgaggtgctgacttgttgcaccctcaacaactactgtgattattattatttgaccatgctggtcatttatgaacatttgaacatcttggccatgttctgttataatctccacccggcacagccagaagaggactggccacccctcatagcctggttcctctctaggtttcttcctaggttttggcctttctagggagtttttcctagccaccgtgcttctacacttgcattgcttgctgtttggggttttaggctgggtttctgtacagcactttgagatatcagctgatgtaagaatacatttaatttgatttgtgtttttttgtagttggacaaaaaaataaatgtagtcATTTAATATAAATGCCATCTCGATATTAGTGCTactggtgaaatctctgagtaaGATCATCCTCTGAGTGTTCAATAACCAAATGGGCTATTCAGTACAATTCAATTCAGCACAACGTGTGTTTATAAGAAATGATCGTGACAAAGATGGAAATTATTGATCAAAAGCAAATAATTTATTCGAGACTAGTCGTAGACTTGATTTCACTATTTCTTTATATTACAACACAATGAAACATATAGAatgtattttcaaaattcttcattgGAAGTTCAATCAAATCTTCCATCATTCTGTGACATCATTGGTACTATTGCTTCaaatcttctctttctctgtagaaCCTAGAAGGTTAAATATAGTAATGTATCTATTAAAATGGACATAGAGTATCAACAGAAGTGGCTCTTGTTATCAGGTGAATGTTGTTGCTCGCGAAAGAGTGATCGATGTTAAAAGcagaagttgttgttgttgtaagagcTCACCTGATGAACGAGGAGGATAGCAATGGCAGAGATTACTATTAATACTGCGGCCAGTCCTGCTAAGGGTAGTCTGACGGATGTTTCTCCTGTTACATCATCTCTTCTCTGGGCCTCTGGGGTAAAGCACCCTGGCTCCTCTACAGAAATTCACCACAATCTTAACAGTCATATCTGAATTCAATACGCATATTGTTTTGAGAACTGAGGGATCAATCCTAACTTCAAAATCTGTGTCTTTAACCCAACCCAAATTCTGACACAAATCACAATTGAATCAAAGTGTGGTTCAAAGTCCACATGATAAGTACGTGCATAATGTCTGTATGTATCATTAGCATTAAGCCTTTAGATCGATTAATCCCCAATATTCAGTTGCATTCAGTATTACCTGTTATATAGAGTAGGGTACCATTCCCAAACGTCCTCAGGTATGGCGGAGGATACAGGACTTCTATGGCACATCGGTACAGGTCAGTGTCGTTACCCCTAAGACCAGAGATAGTCAGGTTCACCTTGCCTGGCCTTAACTGGCCCCGACAACgcaccttcctctctccctctccctccacctggaAGGCTGTGCTGTTGTGGGTGAAGGAGGAGATGCACACCTTCTGTTCTTCCTGCTCCCCGTACATCCCCTGGTACAGAGTGATCCGTAGCTCCTCCGGTTCATGTCTCCCTGTGTGGTGGTAGGAGCAGAACAGCTCCACCTCACCACGATGACTCACCACACGGTACGGCTGGGTGACCCtcagggctggagagagaggcgggagaggggtgggtagagagagagagagagagagagaaaggtgggagagagagagagagagagggaggtcaaaTTCCCTCACTGCTTTTGCTGAACTTGTATCCTATACAGGTCCACATCTTCCAGAAGTAGGGATCCACCTCCTAACACCTGAGGTCCCATCAACACAATACATCTAACAACTAACTCTGCATTGACTAAATCCAGTCCTTAAAGAAATGTCTTGTATCATATTTGAAAAGGTACTCACCATTCCACACTGGGAGGCAAAGACCGAGACAGAGAAATGTCAACAGGCTGAGACTCATGATGACGAGAAGAAATGCACCTCCAAAAATATAATCTTCTCAGACCTTTATATGACAAAGTCTTTCGGAAACAGTGTGCGTTGATCGCCGCCATAGAAGCACATATGTGCTTCAATACCAGTAATACCAAACCACCAATTCAGGTGTACTGTTCATTATTCTGGTAAAAGAGTTTCCATTTATCAATGGAAAATATGCAAGTGAATATAAAGAGAAAAACACCCAGAGTAAAACACTGAAAATGATTAGTCATATTGAAAATGCTGATTTGTGATATTTTACTTTTCTTTGACGTCATGCTAAATGTCGATTGGATGATCTTCCGCGC
This portion of the Oncorhynchus tshawytscha isolate Ot180627B linkage group LG26, Otsh_v2.0, whole genome shotgun sequence genome encodes:
- the LOC112235107 gene encoding cytotoxic T-lymphocyte protein 4; translated protein: MSLSLLTFLCLGLCLPVWNALRVTQPYRVVSHRGEVELFCSYHHTGRHEPEELRITLYQGMYGEQEEQKVCISSFTHNSTAFQVEGEGERKVRCRGQLRPGKVNLTISGLRGNDTDLYRCAIEVLYPPPYLRTFGNGTLLYITEEPGCFTPEAQRRDDVTGETSVRLPLAGLAAVLIVISAIAILLVHQVLQRKRRFEAIVPMMSQNDGRFD